From a single Piliocolobus tephrosceles isolate RC106 chromosome 21, ASM277652v3, whole genome shotgun sequence genomic region:
- the GRIN3B gene encoding glutamate receptor ionotropic, NMDA 3B: protein MEFVRALCLGLALALGPGSAGGHPQPCGVLARLGGSVRLGALLPRAPLARARARAALARAALAPRLPHNLSLELVVAAPPARDPASLARGLCQALEPPGVAALLAFPEARPELLQLHFLAAATETPVLSLLRREARAPLGAPNPFHLQLHWASPLETLLDVLVAVLQAHAWEDVGLALCRTRDPGDLVALWTSRAGRAPQLVLDLSRWDTGDAGLRARLAPMGAPVGGEAPVPAAVLLGCDVAHARRVLEAVPPGPHWLLGTPLPPKALPTAGLPPGLLALGEVARPPLEAAIHDTVQLVARALGSAAKVQPERALLPATVNCGDLQPARPESPGRFLARFLANTSFQGRTGPVWVTGSSQVHMSRHFKVWSLRRDPQGAPAWATVGSWRDGQLDLEPGGAAARPPPPLGAQARPRLRVVTLVEHPFVFARDPDEDGQCPAGQLCLDPSTNDSATLDALFAALANGSVPRALRKCCYGYCIDLLEQLAEDTPFDFELYIVGDGKYGALRNGRWTGLVGDLLAGRAHMAVTSFSINSARSQVVDFTSPFFSTSLGIMVRARDTASPISAFMWPLHWSMWLGVFAALHLTALFLTLYEWRSPYGLTPRGRNRSTVFSYSSALNLCYAILFGRTVSSKTPKCPTGRLLMNLWAIFCLLVLSSYTANLAAVMVGDKTFEELSGIHDPKLHHPAQGFRFGTVRESSAEAYINKSFPEMHAHMRRHSAPTTPHGVAMLTSDPPKLNAFIMDKSLLDYEVSIDADCKLLTVGKPFAIEGYGIGLPQNSPLTSNLSEFISRYKSSGFIDLLHDKWYKMAPCGKRVFAVTETLQMSIYHFSGLFVLLCLGLGSALLSSLGEHAFFRLALPRIRRGSRLQYWLHTSQKIHRALNMEPPEGSKEETAEAEPSGPEVEQQQQQQQDPPTGPESWKRERRVVDKERRVRFLLEPPVVVAPQADAEAEDAPRESTVWLCSNGRPSAARPTGAPQPGELQELERCIEIARERLRQALVRRGELLAQLGDSACHRPLRLLQATAAPGEDPPHSSRRGSRE from the exons ATGGAGTTTGTGCGGGCGCTGTGTCTGGGCCTGGCGCTGGCGCTGGGGCCGGGGTCCGCGGGGGGCCACCCGCAGCCGTGCGGCGTCCTGGCGCGCTTGGGAGGCTCCGTGCGCCTGGGCGCCCTCCTGCCCCGCGCGCCTCTCGCCCGCGCCCGCGCCCGCGCCGCCCTGGCCCGGGCAGCCCTGGCGCCGCGGCTGCCGCACAACCTGAGCTTGGAGCTGGTGGTCGCCGCGCCCCCCGCCCGCGACCCCGCTTCGCTGGCCCGTGGCCTGTGCCAGGCTCTGGAGCCTCCGGGCGTGGCGGCCCTGCTCGCCTTTCCCGAGGCTCGGCCCGAGCTGCTGCAGCTGCACTTCCTGGCGGCCGCCACCGAGACCCCCGTGCTCAGCCTGCTGCGGCGGGAGGCGCGCGCACCCCTCGGAGCCCCG AACCCATTCCACCTGCAGCTGCACTGGGCCAGCCCCCTGGAGACACTGCTGGATGTGCTGGTGGCGGTGCTGCAGGCGCACGCCTGGGAAGACGTCGGCCTGGCCCTGTGCCGCACCCGGGACCCAGGCGACCTGGTGGCCCTCTGGACAAGCCGGGCTGGCCGGGCCCCACAGCTGGTCCTGGACCTAAGCCGGTGGGACACAGGAGATGCAGGACTGCGGGCACGCCTGGCCCCGATGGGGGCACCAGTGGGGGGTGAAGCACCAGTACCCGCGGCGGTCCTCCTTGGCTGCGACGTTGCCCACGCCCGTCGGGTGCTGGAGGCCGTACCTCCCGGCCCCCACTGGCTGTTGGGGACGCCACTGCCACCCAAGGCCCTGCCCACCGCAGGGCTGCCACCAGGGCTGCTGGcgctgggcgaggtggcacgaCCCCCGCTGGAGGCCGCCATCCATGACACCGTGCAGCTGGTGGCCCGGGCGCTGGGCAGTGCAGCCAAGGTGCAGCCAGAGCGTGCCCTCCTCCCTGCCACAGTCAACTGCGGGGACCTGCAGCCAGCCAGGCCTGAGTCTCCCGGGCGCTTCTTGGCACG GTTCCTGGCCAACACGTCCTTCCAGGGCCGCACAGGCCCCGTGTGGGTGACAGGCAGCTCCCAGGTACACATGTCTCGTCATTTTAAGGTGTGGAGCCTGCGCCGGGACCCACAGGGCGCCCCGGCCTGGGCCACGGTGGGCAGCTGGCGGGACGGCCAGCTGGACTTGGAACCAGGAGGTGCTGCTGCAAGGCCCCCACCCCCGCTGGGTGCCCAGGCCCGGCCCAGGCTGCGTGTGGTTACCCTGGTGGAACACCCATTTGTGTTTGCCCGTGATCCGGACGAAGACGGGCAGTGCCCCGCAGGGCAGCTGTGCCTGGACCCCAGCACCAACGACTCGGCCACCCTGGACGCACTGTTCGCCGCCCTGGCCAACGGCTCAGTGCCCCGTGCCCTACGCAAGTGCTGCTACGGCTACTGCATTGACCTGCTGGAGCAGCTGGCAGAGGACACGCCCTTCGACTTCGAGCTGTACATCGTGGGGGACGGCAAGTACGGTGCCCTGCGGAATGGCCGCTGGACCGGCCTGGTCGGGGACCTGCTGGCCGGCCGGGCCCACATGGCGGTCACCAGCTTCAGCATCAACTCCGCCCGCTCACAGGTGGTGGACTTTACCAGCCCCTTCTTctccaccagcctgggcatcatggtgcgGGCACGGGACACGGCCTCACCCATCAGTGCCTTTATGTGGCCCCTGCACTGGTCCATGTGGCTGGGCGTCTTTGCGGCCCTGCACCTCACTGCACTCTTCCTCACCCTGTACGAGTGGCGCAGCCCCTACGGCCTCACGCCGCGTGGCCGCAACCGCAGCACCGTCTTCTCCTACTCCTCAGCCCTCAACCTCTGCTACGCCATCCTCTTTGGACGCACCGTGTCCAGCAAGACGCCCAAGTGCCCCACGGGCCGCCTGCTCATGAATCTCTGGGCCATCTTCTGCCTGCTGGTGCTGTCCAGCTACACGGCCAACCTGGCTGCCGTCATGGTTGGGGACAAGACCTTCGAGGAGCTGTCGGGGATCCACGACCCCAAG CTGCACCACCCGGCTCAGGGCTTCCGCTTCGGCACCGTGCGGGAGAGCAGCGCGGAGGCGTACATCAACAAGAGCTTCCCGGAGATGCACGCGCACATGCGGCGCCACAGTGCGCCCACCACGCCCCACGGCGTGGCCATGCTCAC GAGCGACCCCCCCAAGCTCAACGCCTTTATTATGGACAAGTCGCTCCTGGACTACGAGGTCTCCATCGACGCCGACTGCAAACTGCTGACCGTGGGCAAGCCCTTCGCCATCGAGG GCTATGGGATCGGACTGCCCCAGAACTCGCCGCTCACCTCCAACCTGTCGGAGTTTATCAGCCGCTACAAGTCTTCCGGCTTCATTGACCTCCTCCACGACAAGTGGTACAAGATGGCGCCTTGCGGCAAGCGGGTCTTCGCGGTTACAGAG ACCCTGCAGATGAGCATCTATCACTTCTCGGGCCTCTTCGTGTTGCTGTGCCTGGGCCTGGGCAGCGCTCTGCTCAGCTCGCTGGGCGAGCACGCCTTCTTCCGCCTGGCACTGCCGCGCATCCGCAGGGGGAGCAGGCTGCAGTACTGGCTGCACACCAGCCAG AAAATCCACCGCGCCCTCAACATGGAGCCGCCAGAGGGGTCGAAGGAGGAGACGGCAGAGGCGGAGCCCAG CGGCCCCGAggtggagcagcagcagcagcagcagcaggaccCGCCAACGGGTCCAGAGAGCTGGAAACGGGAGCGCCGGGTCGTGGACAAGGAGCGCCGCGTGCGCTTCCTGCTGGAGCCCCCCGTGGTTGTGGCGCCCCAAGCGGACGCGGAGGCGGAGGATGCGCCGCGAGAGAGCACCGTCTGGCTGTGCTCCAACGGCCGCCCGTCCGCTGCAAGGCCCACGGGAGCCCCGCAGCCCGGGGAGCTGCAGGAGCTGGAGCGGTGCATCGAGATAGCGCGCGAGCGGCTCCGCCAGGCCCTGGTGCGGCGCGGCGAGCTCCTGGCACAGCTCGGGGACAGCGCATGCCACCGGCCTCTGCGCCTGCTTCAGGCCACAGCGGCCCCCGGGGAGGACCCACCACATTCTAGCCGACGGGGGAGCCGAGAATAA